Proteins encoded in a region of the Streptomyces sp. NBC_00310 genome:
- a CDS encoding recombinase family protein, which translates to MLLGYCRTSTADQKPDHQIDALLRNGVDRDNIHVDVANGAKASRPKLDLVMQLMREGDTLKVTRLDRLSRSVLHLVTLGAELRERGIGLHVIGQGIDTSTMEGRAMFGMLSVLAELQRELSVANTNDGLASARARGRMGGRRPKLTADQAELAQQLYDAREKTVQ; encoded by the coding sequence ATGCTTCTTGGCTACTGCCGCACTTCGACGGCCGATCAGAAACCCGACCACCAGATCGACGCACTTCTCCGCAACGGCGTCGACCGCGACAACATCCACGTCGACGTCGCCAACGGCGCGAAAGCCTCCCGCCCCAAGCTCGACCTCGTCATGCAGTTGATGCGCGAGGGTGACACGTTGAAGGTCACCCGGCTCGACCGGCTCTCCCGCTCCGTGCTGCACCTGGTGACCCTCGGCGCCGAGCTGCGGGAGCGCGGGATCGGGCTGCACGTCATCGGGCAGGGCATCGACACCTCCACCATGGAAGGCCGGGCCATGTTCGGGATGCTCAGCGTGCTCGCGGAGCTCCAGAGAGAGCTGAGCGTGGCGAACACGAACGACGGGCTCGCCTCCGCGCGGGCCCGCGGCCGGATGGGCGGGCGCCGGCCGAAGCTCACGGCCGACCAGGCCGAGCTCGCCCAGCAGCTCTACGACGCCCGGGAGAAGACCGTCCAGTAG
- the metG gene encoding methionine--tRNA ligase: MARHLITSALPYINGIKHLGNMVGSMLPADVYSRYLRQRGHDVLYICATDEHGTPAELAAKEQGLPVAEFCAQAHDAQKAVYDGFALAFDYFGRSSSPQNVEITQHFARRLKENGFIEERAIRQVYSPADGRFLPDRYVEGTCPHCGYDKARGDQCENCTRVLDPTDLIEPRSAISGSTDLEVRETKHLFLLQSELQHEVEAWVSAHEHEWPQLASSIARKWLTEGLHDRAITRDLDWGVPVPADTWPELAAEGKVFYVWFDAPIEYIGATKEWSDQDPENRDWKSWWYDVDTDVRYTEFMAKDNVPFHTVMFPATELGIREPWKKVDVVKAFNWLTYYGGKFSTSQKRGVFTDQALEILPADYWRYFLIANAPESDDSSFTWEHFTATVNKDLADTLGNFVNRVLSFSRKRFGDEVPAGSAAGEAETKLGEEIARLLAEYEAQMEALQFRKAAAALRALWSAGNSYLEEKAPWLEIKTDQDGAALTLRTAMNLIHLYSVVSEPFIPASSAAMRAAFALKDDTATWVTAAEAKALDSVPSGTPFTVPPVLFAKLTEDDLEAYKERFGGEPA, from the coding sequence ATGGCTCGACACCTCATCACCAGCGCCCTTCCGTACATCAACGGGATCAAGCACCTGGGCAACATGGTGGGGTCCATGCTCCCGGCGGACGTGTACTCCCGCTACCTCCGCCAGCGCGGCCACGACGTCCTGTACATCTGTGCGACGGACGAGCACGGCACCCCGGCCGAGCTGGCCGCGAAGGAGCAGGGCCTGCCGGTCGCCGAGTTCTGCGCCCAGGCGCACGACGCGCAGAAGGCCGTCTACGACGGTTTCGCGCTCGCCTTCGACTACTTCGGCCGCAGCTCCAGCCCGCAGAACGTCGAGATCACCCAGCACTTCGCCCGCCGGCTGAAGGAGAACGGGTTCATCGAGGAGCGGGCCATCCGCCAGGTGTACTCGCCGGCCGACGGCCGCTTCCTCCCGGACCGCTATGTCGAGGGCACCTGCCCGCACTGCGGCTACGACAAGGCCCGCGGCGACCAGTGCGAGAACTGCACCCGGGTCCTGGACCCCACGGACCTCATCGAGCCCCGCTCGGCGATCTCCGGCTCCACCGACCTGGAGGTCCGCGAGACCAAGCACCTCTTCCTCCTCCAGTCCGAGCTGCAGCACGAGGTCGAGGCCTGGGTCAGCGCGCACGAGCACGAGTGGCCGCAGCTGGCGTCCTCCATCGCCCGCAAGTGGCTGACCGAGGGCCTGCACGACCGCGCGATCACCCGTGACCTGGACTGGGGCGTCCCGGTCCCCGCCGACACATGGCCCGAGCTGGCCGCCGAGGGCAAGGTCTTCTACGTGTGGTTCGACGCCCCGATCGAGTACATCGGCGCGACGAAGGAGTGGTCGGACCAGGACCCGGAGAACCGCGACTGGAAGTCCTGGTGGTACGACGTCGACACCGACGTCCGCTACACGGAGTTCATGGCGAAGGACAACGTCCCCTTCCACACGGTGATGTTCCCGGCCACCGAGCTGGGCATCCGGGAGCCGTGGAAGAAGGTCGACGTCGTCAAGGCGTTCAACTGGCTGACGTACTACGGCGGGAAGTTCTCCACCTCGCAGAAGCGCGGTGTCTTCACCGACCAGGCCCTGGAGATCCTCCCGGCGGACTACTGGCGCTACTTCCTCATCGCCAACGCCCCCGAGTCGGACGACTCGTCCTTCACCTGGGAGCACTTCACCGCCACGGTCAACAAGGACCTCGCCGACACCCTCGGCAACTTCGTCAACCGCGTCCTGTCCTTCTCCCGCAAGCGCTTCGGCGACGAGGTCCCGGCGGGTTCCGCGGCCGGTGAGGCGGAGACGAAGCTGGGCGAGGAGATCGCCCGCCTCCTCGCCGAGTACGAGGCGCAGATGGAGGCCCTCCAGTTCCGCAAGGCGGCGGCGGCGCTGCGCGCCCTGTGGTCGGCGGGCAACTCCTACCTGGAGGAGAAGGCCCCCTGGCTGGAGATCAAGACCGACCAGGACGGCGCGGCCCTCACCCTCCGCACCGCCATGAACCTCATCCACCTCTACTCGGTGGTCTCCGAGCCCTTCATCCCGGCGTCCTCGGCCGCCATGCGTGCCGCCTTCGCCCTCAAGGACGACACGGCGACCTGGGTCACGGCAGCCGAGGCCAAGGCCCTCGACTCCGTCCCGTCCGGCACCCCGTTCACCGTCCCCCCGGTCCTCTTCGCCAAGCTGACGGAGGACGACCTGGAGGCGTACAAGGAGCGCTTCGGCGGCGAGCCGGCGTAA
- a CDS encoding MFS transporter yields the protein MVLAAAAVAQFVFALDMSVVNVALPAIRTALGIAPLDLSWIVHVYALTFGGLLLLGGRACDLYGHRRLFVVGLAVFGLCSLAGGLAQAPWQLIAARAGQGLGAAAAAPAALGMLTTTFSEGPRRVRALGVWSAVNAAGGAVGVLAGGLLTEYAGWRWVMLVNLPIVAAALALVPAGVPAGAQPDRRERLDVLGAVLATGGVGLLVFGVVRTDARGWGCLATVATLAAAAALLAAFILAESRAPAPLLRLGLLRSRWVAGANVLVFLAAAGQFTAFYFVSLYVQQVLGMGAAETGAAFLPFSVSLVAGTVIATRVTTARTPRAALVPGALLAAVGLAWFAFISPGGGFLTDVLGPCLITGVGVGLVLAPVAAAATTGVASREAGMASGLFNSSRQLGGCVGLAALATIAAYRTGTATDPAALNDGYALGLAVTAGLFVLAAVVAIGVLPRRHAALPDPQPAAPAKNRLEGTPS from the coding sequence GTGGTGCTGGCGGCGGCGGCCGTCGCCCAGTTCGTCTTCGCCCTGGACATGTCGGTGGTCAACGTCGCATTGCCCGCGATCCGTACCGCGCTGGGAATCGCGCCGCTCGACCTGTCGTGGATCGTGCACGTCTACGCGCTCACATTCGGCGGCCTGCTGTTACTGGGAGGCCGCGCTTGTGACCTGTACGGTCACCGTCGGCTGTTCGTGGTGGGCCTGGCCGTCTTCGGGCTGTGCTCGCTGGCGGGCGGGCTGGCCCAGGCGCCTTGGCAACTGATCGCGGCCCGTGCCGGCCAGGGGCTGGGGGCTGCCGCGGCCGCCCCAGCCGCGCTGGGCATGCTCACCACGACGTTCTCTGAGGGCCCTCGGCGTGTCCGGGCGCTCGGGGTGTGGAGCGCGGTGAACGCCGCAGGGGGAGCGGTGGGAGTACTGGCAGGTGGTCTGCTGACCGAGTACGCGGGTTGGCGCTGGGTGATGCTGGTCAACCTGCCCATCGTGGCAGCGGCTCTCGCGCTGGTTCCGGCAGGCGTGCCCGCGGGAGCACAGCCCGACCGGCGCGAGAGGCTGGACGTGCTCGGCGCTGTCCTGGCGACCGGCGGAGTCGGGCTGCTGGTGTTCGGTGTCGTCCGCACCGACGCCCGAGGATGGGGATGCCTGGCCACCGTGGCGACCCTCGCCGCTGCGGCCGCGCTCCTGGCCGCCTTCATCCTCGCCGAATCCAGAGCCCCCGCGCCGCTGCTGCGCCTCGGCCTGCTGCGCAGTCGCTGGGTGGCCGGCGCCAACGTGCTGGTTTTCTTGGCCGCGGCCGGGCAGTTCACGGCGTTCTACTTCGTGTCCCTGTACGTGCAGCAGGTCCTGGGCATGGGTGCCGCGGAGACCGGCGCCGCGTTCCTGCCGTTCTCCGTGAGCCTGGTCGCGGGCACCGTCATCGCGACCCGCGTCACCACGGCACGCACCCCCCGAGCTGCCCTGGTGCCCGGCGCTCTGCTGGCCGCCGTGGGCCTGGCCTGGTTCGCGTTCATCAGCCCCGGCGGCGGTTTCCTCACCGACGTGCTCGGTCCCTGCCTCATCACCGGCGTCGGCGTCGGACTGGTCCTGGCCCCGGTCGCCGCCGCCGCGACCACCGGCGTCGCCTCCCGCGAGGCCGGCATGGCCTCCGGCCTTTTCAACAGCTCCCGCCAACTCGGCGGCTGCGTCGGCTTGGCCGCCCTGGCCACCATCGCCGCATACCGCACCGGCACGGCCACCGACCCTGCCGCGCTCAACGACGGCTACGCCCTGGGCCTGGCCGTCACCGCCGGCCTCTTCGTGCTCGCGGCAGTCGTGGCGATCGGGGTGTTGCCCCGACGCCATGCCGCCCTGCCTGACCCGCAACCCGCCGCCCCCGCAAAGAACCGACTGGAAGGAACACCATCATGA
- a CDS encoding DUF397 domain-containing protein → MTQWQKSSFSSGSDGTNCVELALSPSRILLRESDDPARILPVTRHGVAALIRHLGGYACEPKFWVQ, encoded by the coding sequence GTGACCCAGTGGCAGAAGTCCAGCTTCTCCAGCGGATCCGACGGCACGAATTGCGTCGAACTCGCCCTCTCCCCTTCCCGCATCCTCCTCCGCGAGAGCGACGACCCCGCCCGAATACTCCCCGTCACCCGTCACGGTGTCGCCGCCCTCATACGGCACCTCGGCGGCTATGCCTGTGAGCCGAAGTTCTGGGTCCAGTAG
- a CDS encoding pectate lyase family protein, which produces MASASPRPSHRRSLRTRRTLVVSAAAVAAAVGAGVLVMNANAYPVDLYHQVLPAKDGWAASGSGTTGGAKADAAHTFTVSTRAQLVKALGSATDTTPRIIKVKGTIDANTNDSGKKLTCADYASGTGYSLSAYLKAFDPATYGKKAPSGTQETARKAAQDKQKKNIVLRVPSNTTIVGVPGTKAGILGGSVLVQNVKNVIIRNLTFADTQDCFPQWDPTDGSAGEWNSNYDSVTLRGATNVWADHNTFTDAPTFDKTEATYYGRKYQVHDGALDITNGSDLVTVERNQFLNHDKTMLIGSSDTDSTGKLRVTIHHNLWKGIVQRAPLARIGQIHLYNNVYDTTTVNGYAPKYSLDSRAKAQVVAERNVWKIPADAKVAKLLSGDGTGSVAGTGNLVNGKATDVVAAYNAANSKKLKTTVNWTPALTAGLQTTVTSLLTDLTGTTGAGTLS; this is translated from the coding sequence GTGGCCTCTGCCTCCCCGCGCCCGTCCCACCGCCGGTCCCTTCGCACGCGCCGGACCCTCGTGGTCTCCGCCGCAGCCGTGGCCGCCGCTGTCGGCGCCGGCGTCCTCGTGATGAACGCCAACGCCTATCCCGTGGACCTCTACCACCAGGTGCTGCCCGCCAAGGACGGCTGGGCGGCGTCCGGTTCCGGTACGACCGGCGGTGCGAAGGCCGACGCGGCACACACCTTCACGGTGTCGACCCGGGCCCAGCTCGTGAAGGCGCTCGGCTCCGCGACCGACACCACGCCCCGCATCATCAAGGTCAAGGGCACGATCGACGCCAACACGAACGACTCCGGCAAGAAGCTGACCTGCGCGGACTACGCCTCCGGCACCGGCTACTCGCTCTCCGCCTACCTCAAGGCGTTCGACCCGGCGACGTACGGCAAGAAGGCCCCGTCGGGCACCCAGGAGACCGCCCGCAAGGCCGCTCAGGACAAGCAGAAGAAGAACATCGTCCTCAGGGTGCCGTCCAACACCACCATCGTGGGCGTCCCCGGCACCAAGGCCGGCATCCTCGGCGGCAGCGTCCTGGTCCAGAACGTCAAGAACGTCATCATCCGCAACCTGACCTTCGCGGACACCCAGGACTGCTTCCCGCAGTGGGACCCGACCGACGGCTCGGCCGGTGAGTGGAACTCCAACTACGACTCCGTGACGCTGCGTGGCGCGACCAACGTCTGGGCCGACCACAACACGTTCACCGACGCGCCGACCTTCGACAAGACCGAGGCGACGTACTACGGCCGCAAGTACCAGGTCCACGACGGCGCCCTCGACATCACCAACGGCTCCGACCTGGTGACCGTGGAGCGCAACCAGTTCCTCAACCACGACAAGACGATGCTGATCGGCTCCAGCGACACCGACTCCACCGGGAAGCTGCGCGTGACGATCCACCACAACCTGTGGAAGGGGATCGTGCAGCGGGCGCCCCTGGCCCGCATCGGCCAGATCCACCTCTACAACAACGTCTACGACACCACCACGGTCAACGGCTACGCCCCCAAGTACAGCCTCGACTCCCGCGCCAAGGCCCAGGTGGTCGCCGAGCGCAACGTCTGGAAGATCCCAGCCGACGCGAAGGTCGCCAAGCTGCTGAGCGGCGACGGCACGGGCTCGGTCGCCGGCACCGGCAACCTCGTCAACGGCAAGGCCACCGACGTCGTCGCCGCGTACAACGCCGCGAACTCCAAGAAGCTGAAGACGACCGTCAACTGGACCCCGGCCCTCACGGCCGGCCTCCAGACCACGGTCACCAGCCTCCTGACCGACCTGACCGGCACGACGGGCGCGGGCACCCTCTCCTGA
- a CDS encoding TetR/AcrR family transcriptional regulator → MPQPSAPRKSPGRPPRISREEVIGTARRIVTEEGVDRLTMRRLATEIGSTPMALYHHVRNKEELLVLLLDDYAAQALRRSELPAHPRQRIVVAAAAIHEALAACPWIVEVLTADDLMSTSALWFVEQIVDGLVECGLSPEQAVHGYRAIWYYTAGEIVVRATAARRRADDDRGTYREQVFGNLDPGELPRLAQIADRWAPLTGEDTYLDGLRALVDGLLAPR, encoded by the coding sequence ATGCCGCAGCCGTCCGCACCGCGCAAATCTCCTGGCCGACCTCCCCGCATCTCCCGCGAGGAGGTCATCGGGACGGCCCGCCGAATCGTGACCGAGGAAGGCGTGGACCGTCTGACCATGCGGCGGCTGGCCACGGAGATCGGCAGTACGCCGATGGCGCTCTACCACCACGTCCGCAACAAGGAAGAACTGCTCGTCCTGCTGCTGGATGACTACGCGGCGCAGGCGCTGCGCCGATCCGAACTGCCCGCCCACCCTCGCCAGCGGATCGTCGTTGCCGCCGCCGCGATCCACGAGGCGCTCGCCGCCTGTCCCTGGATCGTGGAAGTGCTGACCGCCGATGACCTGATGTCCACGTCAGCGCTGTGGTTTGTCGAGCAGATCGTCGACGGCCTGGTCGAATGCGGACTGTCCCCCGAGCAGGCCGTGCACGGTTACCGCGCGATCTGGTACTACACCGCTGGAGAGATCGTGGTCCGGGCGACAGCGGCCCGGCGGCGCGCAGACGACGACCGAGGGACCTACCGGGAGCAAGTCTTCGGCAATCTCGACCCGGGTGAGCTGCCCCGGTTGGCACAGATCGCGGACCGCTGGGCACCGCTGACCGGCGAGGACACTTACCTTGACGGGCTCCGAGCTCTGGTCGATGGCCTTCTCGCCCCCCGCTGA
- a CDS encoding WapI family immunity protein: MLLGDQVSSVELCPLRYQFSAVRGDSYDDNWLVIGGSVMTPEGIWAFTDPCLLIDEARQVSAWLRAVAAGTVVVTGPDADGSLSPDMQFVEPVLAFSLVDRSEDGAVIRVHLSMEAAPPWQQGENGADLYRYFVEAQVDMAALLRAADQWDLALASFPTR; encoded by the coding sequence ATGCTCTTGGGTGATCAGGTAAGCAGTGTCGAGCTTTGCCCGTTGCGGTATCAGTTCTCCGCGGTCCGCGGCGACTCATACGATGACAACTGGCTGGTCATTGGTGGCTCGGTGATGACTCCGGAGGGCATCTGGGCTTTCACTGATCCTTGTCTGCTGATCGATGAGGCCCGCCAGGTGTCCGCTTGGCTGCGCGCGGTGGCGGCGGGGACGGTTGTGGTGACCGGACCGGATGCCGACGGCTCGCTGTCCCCGGACATGCAGTTCGTCGAGCCGGTCCTGGCCTTCAGCCTCGTCGATCGAAGCGAGGATGGTGCGGTGATTCGTGTGCATCTGTCTATGGAGGCGGCACCCCCATGGCAGCAGGGTGAAAACGGAGCAGACCTCTACCGGTACTTCGTCGAGGCCCAGGTAGATATGGCTGCTCTGCTTCGCGCAGCTGACCAGTGGGATCTTGCTCTGGCTTCGTTCCCCACCCGCTGA
- a CDS encoding helix-turn-helix domain-containing protein — translation MPPRSQPTERQVRLGTELRRLREAAGLTARDVARFLGSTSAQMSHMEAGIAGVSEQRVRQLAAHYTCTDQELVGALVAMATDRTRGWWEKFAGVLPPIFADLAEMEHHATYLQDIATAHVPGLLQTEEYARAVYTYWRPELRPSEVELRVEHRMSRKVVLGREETPYTAVLHEPVLRTRVADRSVARTQLDSLLALSENHGVTLRVIPFDVDGFAGASAELIYAGGRVPALDTAQRDTPYGPAFMDAPAQLKAMRALFHRVAGVSLDPAPSRDYIHRLAKEL, via the coding sequence ATGCCGCCGAGGAGTCAGCCGACCGAGCGTCAGGTGCGACTGGGCACGGAGCTGCGCAGGCTGAGGGAGGCCGCCGGTCTGACCGCCCGGGATGTGGCGCGGTTCCTCGGGTCGACATCGGCGCAGATGAGCCACATGGAAGCGGGCATCGCGGGCGTCAGCGAACAGCGTGTACGACAGCTGGCGGCTCACTACACCTGCACCGACCAGGAGTTGGTCGGAGCACTCGTGGCCATGGCGACAGATCGGACGCGAGGCTGGTGGGAGAAGTTCGCGGGTGTGCTGCCTCCGATCTTCGCGGATCTGGCGGAGATGGAGCACCACGCCACGTACCTCCAGGACATCGCCACCGCCCATGTCCCGGGGTTGCTGCAGACCGAGGAGTACGCGCGGGCCGTGTACACGTACTGGCGCCCCGAGCTTCGGCCGAGCGAAGTGGAGCTACGCGTCGAGCACCGGATGAGCCGCAAGGTCGTTCTCGGGCGCGAGGAAACGCCGTACACGGCGGTGCTGCATGAGCCCGTGCTGCGCACCCGGGTCGCCGACCGGAGTGTGGCGCGGACCCAACTGGACTCGCTCCTCGCGCTGTCCGAGAATCACGGTGTCACCCTGCGAGTCATTCCGTTCGACGTCGACGGATTCGCGGGGGCGAGCGCGGAGTTGATCTATGCGGGAGGCCGGGTCCCCGCGCTGGACACGGCGCAGCGGGACACGCCGTACGGGCCCGCCTTCATGGATGCTCCCGCACAGCTGAAGGCAATGCGCGCGCTGTTTCATAGAGTGGCCGGGGTGTCGCTCGACCCCGCACCGTCCCGGGACTACATCCACCGTCTTGCGAAGGAGCTGTAG
- a CDS encoding CAP domain-containing protein, whose product MGIPTAALAGGHGLGGWSSVASSWWGGNTSDQAAPEPARTPTPSATEASASASPTPSRKKRPSRSPSPSASPSKSGSPAAKSTPDTADTPDRTTSPPTAPKATKATRSDTTTPTTSTGDTDSGPTARVLTLVNAEREKAGCSPVTVDSKLTKAAQDHSQDMADHTNMSHTGSDGSSMSDRLARVGYRFSTAGENVAAGYGTADTVMDGWMNSPGHKANILNCAFKEIGIGLAGPGNYWTQNFGSQA is encoded by the coding sequence GTGGGCATCCCCACCGCGGCGCTGGCCGGCGGCCACGGGCTGGGCGGCTGGAGCAGTGTGGCGTCCTCCTGGTGGGGAGGGAACACGTCGGATCAGGCTGCCCCGGAACCCGCGCGCACACCCACCCCGTCCGCGACGGAAGCCTCCGCGAGCGCCTCCCCCACACCGTCGCGCAAGAAGCGCCCGTCGCGCTCCCCGAGCCCGAGCGCGTCCCCGTCGAAGTCCGGCAGTCCGGCCGCCAAGTCCACCCCCGACACCGCCGACACCCCGGACAGGACCACCTCACCTCCGACCGCCCCCAAGGCGACGAAGGCCACGAGGTCCGACACCACTACTCCCACCACCTCCACCGGCGACACGGACTCCGGCCCCACGGCCCGTGTACTGACCCTGGTCAACGCCGAACGCGAGAAGGCGGGTTGCTCGCCGGTGACCGTGGACTCCAAGCTCACCAAGGCCGCGCAGGACCACAGCCAGGACATGGCCGACCACACGAACATGTCCCACACCGGCTCCGACGGCTCGTCCATGAGCGACCGCCTCGCCCGCGTCGGCTACCGCTTCAGCACGGCGGGCGAGAACGTCGCCGCCGGCTACGGCACCGCCGACACCGTCATGGACGGCTGGATGAACAGCCCCGGCCACAAGGCCAACATCCTCAACTGCGCCTTCAAGGAAATCGGCATCGGCCTGGCGGGCCCGGGCAACTACTGGACCCAGAACTTCGGCTCACAGGCATAG
- a CDS encoding VOC family protein, with protein sequence MPSIKKFQVTFDCAEPERLARFWCEVLGYVVPPPPEGFATWDDFKRSQPPEQRDSWFACIDPSGVGPRLYFQRVPEGKAAKNRLHLDVRVGTGLVGEERLAALEAECARLVPLGAVHVRTLYDGNDSCIPMQDIEGNEFCID encoded by the coding sequence ATGCCATCGATCAAGAAGTTCCAAGTCACCTTCGACTGCGCAGAACCTGAGCGCCTCGCTCGTTTCTGGTGCGAGGTGTTGGGGTATGTCGTACCGCCGCCACCAGAGGGGTTTGCCACTTGGGACGATTTCAAGCGCTCGCAGCCACCTGAGCAGCGGGATTCATGGTTCGCCTGCATAGATCCCTCAGGTGTGGGCCCGCGACTGTATTTCCAGCGCGTCCCCGAAGGAAAGGCCGCCAAGAACCGGCTGCATCTTGACGTGCGGGTCGGCACTGGACTCGTGGGTGAAGAGCGACTCGCCGCACTTGAAGCTGAATGCGCACGACTGGTCCCGCTCGGCGCAGTACACGTACGAACGTTGTATGACGGCAATGATTCGTGCATCCCGATGCAGGACATCGAGGGCAACGAGTTCTGTATCGACTGA
- a CDS encoding cupin, with product MTTTPIDLFVSALQFRPDGDVRAAERQMTSSDCAWQITTFHVETDVDVHADHWEMHPEAEEAVCCLTGGVRLYFRATTPGGAEDMVQLQAGTAVIVPRGRWHRLELNAPSDLMSITLRHGTRLEKRTEIH from the coding sequence ATGACGACGACCCCCATCGACCTGTTCGTCTCCGCGCTGCAGTTCCGCCCCGACGGCGATGTCCGAGCCGCCGAACGGCAGATGACGAGCAGCGACTGCGCCTGGCAGATCACGACGTTCCACGTGGAGACCGACGTCGACGTTCACGCCGACCACTGGGAGATGCACCCGGAGGCCGAAGAGGCGGTGTGCTGCCTGACTGGCGGCGTCCGCCTCTACTTCCGTGCCACCACGCCCGGTGGCGCCGAGGACATGGTGCAGTTGCAGGCAGGCACCGCAGTGATCGTCCCCCGCGGCCGTTGGCACCGCCTGGAGCTGAACGCCCCCAGCGACCTGATGTCGATCACCCTTCGCCACGGCACTCGCCTCGAAAAACGCACCGAGATTCACTGA